One region of Salvia miltiorrhiza cultivar Shanhuang (shh) chromosome 3, IMPLAD_Smil_shh, whole genome shotgun sequence genomic DNA includes:
- the LOC131014273 gene encoding telomerase reverse transcriptase: protein MQLEISVNTPSALMAAKKRKRVPEVLWRLFENQARTLADTIAALIPPPSDTATDKAMSFLVRSGDPLDYRKLLSECFVVVSEDAPSIPVFDPHRRWSQCEIVRRSIEIILHEQPSSSNLICCNYDKESRSSPVVDELSSSKWTLLLTRVGDAVMMYLLKYTSMFCPLPHKKHHQISGCPIDSLCSKFSKDMPKSRVYPCAYAGYKAKRQRVEGDRKQICPCTLDPEPSSNSISFATSNGSTYVFEEVPHIQSKVNSRKRTREYRWQRQRKRKQLAVSETPSLLPSKGTPSSSNQSDMDNTANCSCCSVFQNQPMMKGNIEIDRKNIFYRIENCSSILPRKHMLHTIKPNEIGASILFNNIFEAFGPDKNVGSTPCCRTKNGCPVNSTCLYHSLTKLLKFFIRESRNCRHARLLEKHCSVRSSYQDASRGAGTVLEVAMAKNWTMIQETNTTQVEPIMCCLKNQVVSFVWAICRRIVPSQLLGERSNWRSLRRNISKFIQLRRFEKFSLKECIYKVKISKFPIFSNKHNGCLGITDTARHAIFECWMIWFFEKIVSQLLQANFYITESEHEKQEVIYFRKSIWEQLMSENECLNRYRLLNHESVRVVLWQRSFGFSRARLRPKSKGFRMLTNLRAPSRFPIDSPPRTHSCQKLWTKVSCSHRVAHRFFKSVNSVLNDVHVVLSGLRVNEPKKLGSSVFDYNDIYKKLVPFLLHLKNGTPSMPNVFMVVSDVSKAFDSVDHKKLLSVMEDVICDDEYTLEKFTQVVCTSKCLKVDPHVMLAHQDIRIASTRIRSRIRVQSFHSILVKKEVSRKIRKEEIHSLLKEHIMGNVVQLRNRFYQQLVGIPQGSILSSLLCSYYYGHMEMIEIFPFLKKAILLEKQPSSDSTSASEGNHKTKIVVPGCESLLLRFMDDYIFISASKYQASQFFTRLERGVHAYNCYMNKEKYGLNFVMDNQQGNLSNRLHMGKDNISFLPWSGLLVNCSTLEIQADYTRYLNYHLSSTLTVCRKGNLGKHLKAKLRSYLRPKCHPIFYDSNINSPGVVRLNIYQAFLLCAMKFICHLSNLSILPRFHPKFLLKAIETSLRYMNRLIRRRIYSFKGADFRPKYDVKRKDVIWLGLYAYRRVLLKKHSRYKTLLRLFSSKLKPYGEVENMPSELKYAVDDVHSSVLWSIKY, encoded by the exons ATGCAACTCGAAATTTCTGTGAATACACCCTCGGCATTGATGGCGGCGaagaagagaaagagagttCCGGAGGTTCTTTGGAGGCTGTTTGAAAATCAGGCGCGAACTCTTGCTGACACCATCGCGGCCTTGATCCCTCCTCCGTCGGACACAGCCACCGACAAAGCCATGTCGTTCCTCGTCAGATCGGGAGATCCGTTGGACTACCGCAAGCTCCTATCCGAATGTTTTGTGGTTGTCTCCGAAGATGCCCCTTCCATTCCCGTCTTCGATCCTCACCGGCGTTGGTCGCAATGCGAG ATTGTCAGAAGATCGATTGAAATAATACTGCATGAACAACCATCCTCATCAAATCTCATATGCTGCAATTATGATAAA GAGAGCCGTTCAAGTCCTGTGGTTGATGAACTGTCATCCTCAAAGTGGACTCTCCTCTTGACAAGG GTTGGTGATGCTGTCATGATGTATCTGTTGAAGTATACATCAATGTTTTGTCCTCTTCCCCATAAGAAGCATCATCAAATTTCTGGTTGTCCTATTGACTCTTTGTGTTCCAAGTTCTCCAAAGACATGCCTAAGTCTAGAGTTTATCCATGTGCATATGCAG GATACAAGGCTAAGAGACAACGGGTTGAGGGAGACAGGAAACAAATATGTCCATGCACTTTAGATCCTGAGCCTTCTTCAAACTCGATTAGCTTTGCCACAAGTAATG GGTCTACTTATGTTTTTGAAGAAGTTCCTCATATTCAAAGTAAAGTAAACTCTCGAAAGCGTACACGGGAGTATCGCTGGCAGCGTCAAAGAAAGCGTAAGCAGTTAGCTGTTTCAGAAACACCTTCTTTGCTCCCATCTAAAGGAACGCCTTCAAGTTCAAATCAAAGTGACATGGAT AACACGGCCAATTGCTCTTGCTGTTCAGTTTTCCAAAATCAACCAATGATGAAAGGAAATATTGAGATTGATAGAAAGAACATATTCTATAGGATAGAGAATTGTTCATCAATATTGCCAAGGAAGC ACATGTTGCATACTATAAAGCCTAATGAGATTGGAGCTTCCATTTTGTTCAATAATATATTTGAAGCATTTGGTCCCGACAAAAATGTTGGGAGCACACCATGTTGTCGCACCAAAAATGGTTGTCCTGTCAATTCCACGTGTTT GTATCATTCCCTTACAAAGCTACTAAAATTTTTTATACGGGAGAGTCGAAACTGTAGACATGCAAGGCTGTTGGAGAAACACTGTTCTGTAAGATCCTCATACCAAGATGCTAGTAGGGGAGCTGGCACTGTGCTTGAG GTTGCTATGGCCAAAAATTGGACtatgattcaagaaaccaacaCTACTCAGGTTGAACCCATTATGTGTTGTCTCAAGAATCAAGTTGTATCATTCGTTTGGGCGATTTGTAGGAGAATAGTCCCTTCACAGTTGTTGGGAGAACGATCTAATTGGAGAAGTTTGAGGAGAAACATCTCAAAGTTCATTCAGTTACGAAGATTTGAGAAGTTCTCGCTAAAGGAATGCATTTATAAAGTCAAAATATCGAAGTTCCCTATCTTCTCAAATAAGCATAACGGATGTCTTGGTATTACAGATACTGCCAGACACGCAATTTTTGAATGCTGGATGATTTGGTTTTTTGAAAAGATAGTATCGCAATTGCTGCAAGCTAACTTTTACATTACAGAGAGTGAACACGAGAAGCAGGAAGTTATATATTTTCGAAAGTCTATTTGGGAACAATTGATGAGTGAGAATGAGTGCTTGAATCGGTATCGCCTATTAAATCATGAGTCTGTTAGAGTCGTATTATGGCAGAGATCTTTTGGTTTCTCTAGGGCAAGACTACGTCCCAAGAGTAAGGGATTCCGAATGCTGACTAATCTTCGAGCACCATCTAGATTTCCCATAGACTCACCTCCTAGAACCCACTCCTGTCAAAAGTTATGGACAAAAGTATCTTGTAGTCATAGAGTTGCACATCGGTTTTTCAAGTCTGTTAACAGTGTACTCAATGACGTGCATGTAGTTTTATCAGGTTTACGGGTAAATGAACCAAAAAAGTTGGGTTCATCGGTTTTTGACTACAAtgatatttacaaaaaacttgTTCCCTTCTTGTTACATCTGAAAAACGGGACACCTAGCATGCCAAATGTATTCATGGTAGTGTCAGATGTGTCGAAAGCTTTTGACTCAGTTGATCATAAAAAATTGCTCAGTGTGATGGAGGATGTCATATGTGATGATGAATATACTTTGGAAAAGTTCACCCAAGTTGTTTGCACAAGTAAGTGTTTGAAGGTCGATCCTCATGTGATGTTAGCACATCAAGATATTCGTATTGCATCTACAAGAATCAGATCACGAATTCGGGTCCAGTCGTTTCATAGTATTCTTGTTAAGAAG GAAGTGAGCAGGAAAATAAGAAAGGAAGAAATTCATTCACTTTTGAAGGAGCACATTATGGGCAATGTGGTGCAACTAAGGAATAGGTTTTATCAGCAACTAGTTGGTATACCTCAAGGAAGTATTTTGTCATCTTTACTGTGTTCATATTATTATGGGCACatggaaatgattgaaatttttCCATTTCTTAAGAAAGCTATCTTGTTGGAAAAACAACCTTCTTCCGACAGTACTTCAGCTTCAGAAGGCAACCACAAAACTAAAATAGTTGTACCTGGTTGTGAATCTCTTCTACTTAGATTCATGGATGATTACATTTTTATATCAGCTTCAAAGTATCAGGCCTCTCAGTTCTTCACCCGATTGGAAAGAGGAGTTCATGCTTACAACTGCTACATGAATAAGGAGAAATATGGTCTAAATTTTGTCATGGACAATCAACAAGGCAACCTGTCAAACAGGCTACATATGGGCAAAGATAATATCTCATTTCTTCCTTGGAGTGGCCTGCTTGTCAACTGCTCCACATTAGAAATTCAAGCTGACTATACAAG GTACCTAAATTATCATCTGAGTTCAACTCTAACAGTATGCCGTAAAGGCAATTTGGGAAAACACTTGAAGGCAAAGTTGAGAAGTTATCTTAGGCCAAAATGTCATCCTATATTCTATGATTCCAACATCAATTCCCCAGGGGTGGTTAGACTCAACATCTATCAAGCCTTTCTCCTCTGTGCCATGAAATTCATTTGCCACCTCTCCAACTTGTCAATTCTGCCAAGATTTCACCCCAAATTCCTTCTCAAAGCTATAGAGACTTCTCTGAG GTACATGAACAGGTTGATCAGGAGGAGAATATATTCCTTTAAAGGTGCTGATTTTCGTCCTAAATACGATGTGAAAAGGAAGGATGTTATCTGGCTGGGGTTATATGCTTACAGACGGGTGTTGCTGAAGAAGCATTCGCGATACAAGACTCTGCTTCGTCTCTTCAGCTCCAAATTGAAGCCTTATGGTGAGGTGGAAAATATGCCATCTGAGTTGAAGTATGCTGTTGATGATGTGCATTCTTCCGTGCTTTGGAGCATCAAATATTGA